The DNA region TTGGCGACGCGATTATCGCGAATATGTAATCCAGACTCTGGGTTAAACAAGAGCGGGGGCCTGAGGGTTCCCGTTTTTTTTGCCTCTGCCTGCGGGAGACAACACGATGCTAGCCACCGTCCTTATCGCTGCCGTTGCACTCATCCATCTCTACATTCTCGTGCTGGAAATGTTCCTCTGGAATACCAAAACGGGACACAAGGCTTTTAATCTGCGTCCCGACTTTGCGCGCGACACCCGCGTGCTGGCAGCGAATCAGGGGCTGTATAACGGCTTTCTGGCGGCGGGCCTGCTCTGGAGCCTCTGGCTCGGCGACAAGGGGGTTAAGGTGGCCATCTTCTTCCTGACCTGCGTGCTGGTCGCCGGGCTCTTTGGCGCAGCCACCGCCAGCCGGAAAATTTTGTATGTGCAGGCTTTACCCGCGCTCGCGGCGCTGCTTGCGTTACTTATCTGAAGCAACGCTTTGGTTGATGTAACGCGTCCGATATACTCGTGACGTTACCCTTCCTGGCTAGAGACGAGACTGTTATGCACAACGATATCCCACTGAAATACTATGACATTGCCGATGAATACGCGACGGAAGCCGCAGAGCAGGTAGCGGAGTCAGAGCGCGACGCGCTGGCACACTATTTCCAGCTGCTGCTCACCCGCTTAGCGAATAATGAGGAGATCAGCGAGGAAGCCCAGCAGGAGATGGCCGCAGAAGCCGGGATCCGTGCGGGTCGCATTGATGATGTTGCGAATTTCCTCAATCAGTGGGGAAATGAATAGCCTGCCTCAAAAACCGTTATGCTGATGCTTTGCGATACAGCTCAGCATCACGCTATCGGACCACATGCATTTTTTTCGCAGAATATGCGAAGCAGGCTGGTCGATAAACAGCACGTAAATGACGGCCAGAAAAAAGAGAGCCATTGGGAAAAGTAAGGATAATTTCACATTTTTAACCAAAGTAAGCGTGTATTTCCAGGTAATCTACCGTCTGATTGTGACGACTATATGATTTTGCGTAAAAAATGGAAACGCCAAATTTAAAAAAGATCGCGCCGGGCTTCTGGTTATCGTGCGACACCGGTGAGCCGCTTCGCCAGCTCGCTTCGGGTAAGGGCTTTTGAGAAATACCATCCCTGGATCAGGGCATCGGGATATCTGTCAGCAATAAAGCGATATTGAATTTCATTTTCCACGCCCTCGAAAACAAGCGTTTTGTTTAGCTTCGCGAGGGCATCGCTGAAGATAACAAAGATATTTTGCTTATAATGCTCGCTGATGCCATCCACCAGCGACTTATCAATTTTTATCTCATCATATTCAAGCAGCGACAGGCGGGCGAGGTTTGAATTTTGCACGCCAAAATCATCAATTGATATTTTAACGCCGAGCGACGTCAGCTCCTGACAGAATCCCTCAAGGATATCCGCCGCGGAAACGGCTTTCTCGGAAAGCTCCACTTTCATCAGGGAGAGGGGGAGCTGGTTGGCTAAACACTCGCGACGCAAACGCTGAATAAACTGAACGTCTTCGATTTCCTTGCGCCCAACGTTGAGGGAAACGATCAGCTGATGCTTTATTGCCAGCGGGGCAATTTCTGAAAGCGATTTCCCGATAATATTGCTGTAGTATTTTTTATACAGACCAATTTTCTTAATTAATGGGATAAACAGCTCCGGCGAGACGTCTCCGTGCTTCTGGTCCCGCCATCGCGACAGAACTTCAACGCCCACGATTTTTTGATCGCGAATGCGAATAATGGGCTGGTAATTAACGCTAAGGGTGTTGGTTAACACGGCTTTGATCAGCGTGCGTTCCAGCGAAAAACGGTCTTCATAAATACGGAAGATAAATAGCGTTATTGCGAGCCAGATTAAATAAAGAATGACGGCAAGAAACGTAAAGATAAACGGGGGTAAGGAGGCCAGTCCAGCATCGTGATGTTTAACAATCACGCATAAATCCCACAAGGCGCTGCACTGTGTAATAGTCAGGGTGAACAGCGTCGAATGCAGCCAGCTTTGTGGTTGAAGCTCAGGGGCGGCGGCAAAAAAGGTCCGGCCAAAGTCCTTTGTGGTAGCACTCAGAGAATAGCTTGCGGTAACCGGCGTGAATTTATCGTAGGCATAGCGCGAGGTGAAGATAATAATATTATTATAAATGGCCGCATTGCCCGTGAAAAAATCTTTCCTCGAAAACTGCGCCAGAAGAAAGCCTCTCGGCGTTTTATGCAGCTCTTCAGGAAGCGCAACGGGCGTCGCGAGCTTACCCCAAAAAGCGGTACAAACTATTTTTCCCTTTTCGATAAAGCCGATATCGCCGAAATAGAGGCTGTTGAGCTTTATTTGTCTGTAGCTATCAAGACTGGCTTTATCACATCCCTGCGTCGTAATGCTTTTGAGGCCCAGCGCCACGCTTTCGGACAGGTCTTCTGAATAACGTAATAGGGTACGGGATATTTCGAGCTGTTTGGTTTTCTGCTGGCCGATGATTACCGCATTGACCACATACAGAGACAGGATGACCAGAAGCGTGGAAACGATCGCAACGGCAATGAGCTTTTTCATTTTCCAGTTATCCTGTCCGCTCCCTGATTCCACAAATCTTATCACAGCCAGGGCAGGGTACAAGCCTGATAGTCACAGCAGGTAATCACATTCTGGTGGGTGAACTCATGCGAAAGTATCAGTTTTTTAAGATAAATCTTAACTAAACTTTTTACATTACTGCTGCAATGCCGGGAGAGCCAAAGCCGCTTTTTCCAGATCTTCCATGCTTGTTTTTTCTATTAAGGAAAACATCGTGCGCAACGTGACGATCCCCCTTCTCAGCGCCCTGTTTCTTTTTCTGGGCGGCATGCTGATTATTAACTGGCAGCTATGGCACATGGCGAAAGCGAGTAATATCTACACCGCTACGGTGAGCATCCGAAAAATTGAAAACATTCTTACTGAAGCGGCCAGTGCGGCCAATACGGCGAGGCGCGTTGCGGCTCAAGGATGTACCCCCAGTAGACAGCTGGCGCTGGGGACAGAAGCCGCGCTAAAACCGCATCTGCGCGCCATCATGATCCAGCAGCAGGGTAAAATCATCTGTACTTCTCTTCCCGGGAACGGCGTGTTGATTATTCATCCGGAGACGTTACCTGAGGAAAAATTAATGCTGTTACCGGGTAATCGACAGGTGAACGGCATTCCGGTGCTTGTCTTCCAGATGCCCATTGCGGGAGGGCGCGTTATCGTCAGCGTCAGTGACGCGCATTTGCAGGACGTCATCGCGAACGCATCAAACAGCGT from Enterobacter chengduensis includes:
- a CDS encoding EAL domain-containing protein, with the protein product MKKLIAVAIVSTLLVILSLYVVNAVIIGQQKTKQLEISRTLLRYSEDLSESVALGLKSITTQGCDKASLDSYRQIKLNSLYFGDIGFIEKGKIVCTAFWGKLATPVALPEELHKTPRGFLLAQFSRKDFFTGNAAIYNNIIIFTSRYAYDKFTPVTASYSLSATTKDFGRTFFAAAPELQPQSWLHSTLFTLTITQCSALWDLCVIVKHHDAGLASLPPFIFTFLAVILYLIWLAITLFIFRIYEDRFSLERTLIKAVLTNTLSVNYQPIIRIRDQKIVGVEVLSRWRDQKHGDVSPELFIPLIKKIGLYKKYYSNIIGKSLSEIAPLAIKHQLIVSLNVGRKEIEDVQFIQRLRRECLANQLPLSLMKVELSEKAVSAADILEGFCQELTSLGVKISIDDFGVQNSNLARLSLLEYDEIKIDKSLVDGISEHYKQNIFVIFSDALAKLNKTLVFEGVENEIQYRFIADRYPDALIQGWYFSKALTRSELAKRLTGVAR
- a CDS encoding DUF2543 family protein: MHNDIPLKYYDIADEYATEAAEQVAESERDALAHYFQLLLTRLANNEEISEEAQQEMAAEAGIRAGRIDDVANFLNQWGNE
- a CDS encoding DUF1304 domain-containing protein is translated as MLATVLIAAVALIHLYILVLEMFLWNTKTGHKAFNLRPDFARDTRVLAANQGLYNGFLAAGLLWSLWLGDKGVKVAIFFLTCVLVAGLFGAATASRKILYVQALPALAALLALLI